Proteins encoded by one window of Channa argus isolate prfri chromosome 13, Channa argus male v1.0, whole genome shotgun sequence:
- the LOC137139111 gene encoding cell division control protein 42 homolog isoform X2, with product MQTIKCVVVGDGAVGKTCLLISYTTNKFPSEYVPTVFDNYAVTVMIGGEPYTLGLFDTAGQEDYDRLRPLSYPQTDVFLVCFSVVSPSSFENVKEKWVPEITHHCPKTPFLLVGTQIDLRDDPSTVEKLAKNKQKPITPETAEKLARDLKAVKYVECSALTQRGLKNVFDEAILAALEPPETQRKRKCCLF from the exons ATGCAGACTATCAAATGTGTGGTGGTGGGTGATGGAGCGGTTGGAAAAACCTGCCTGTTGATTTCATACACCACCAACAAATTTCCCTCTGAATACGTACCAACA GTGTTTGACAACTATGCAGTAACTGTAATGATTGGAGGTGAACCCTACACCCTTGGCCTATTTGATACAGCAG GTCAGGAAGATTATGACCGGTTACGACCACTAAGCTACCCACAGACTGACGTCTTTTTAGTCTGTTTCTCAGTTGTTTCACCCTCCTCATTTGAGAATGTTAAAGAAAAG TGGGTTCCTGAAATAACTCACCACTGTCCCAAGACCCCGTTCCTGTTGGTAGGCACTCAGATCGATCTGCGCGATGATCCCTCGACAGTGGAAAAGTTAGCCAAGAACAAACAGAAACCAATTACCcctgaaacagcagaaaagcTGGCACGTGACCTAAAGGCAGTCAAATACGTTGAATGCTCAGCCTTAACACAG CGGGGACTGAAGAACGTATTTGATGAGGCTATCCTAGCTGCTTTAGAGCCTCCTGAAactcagagaaagagaaaatgctgtttgttctgA
- the LOC137139110 gene encoding F-box only protein 6-like isoform X2 has protein sequence MLFSIPVEILEEVFLNLPPNQVVHVCRLVCHEWKEVADSEALWRERCRREGYHLRVPSKIPRDWRLFYFLCKKRRNLIQNPRAEQEFNGWEIIANGGDKWVVEGIFEPHPNEKVQKNFVTSYHLCKKSQLIDLEKEGYNPSFMDQFQPDIKISDWYAPRYDCSCKYEICVELLNQAKGTIQTFAPETVYIEQWNDNQWRQMTHVFQKYGKGARYIRFTHGGKDTKYWAGWYGIRLTDSCVEICPEVDT, from the exons ATG TTATTCAGTATTCCTGTGGAGATCCTGGAGGAAGTCTTCCTGAACCTTCCTCCCAATCAGGTGGTGCATGTTTGTCGGTTGGTTTGCCATGAGTGGAAAGAAGTGGCTGACAGTGAAGCTTTGTGGAGGGAAAGGTGCAGAAGAGAAGGATATCACCTCCGTGTGCCTTCCAAAATACCCAGAGACTGGAGGCTGTTTTACTTCTTGTgcaagaagagaagaaatctTATCCAGAATCCAAGAGCAGAAC AAGAATTCAACGGTTGGGAGATAATAGCTAATGGTGGTGATAAATGGGTAGTAGAAGGCATTTTTGAACCACATCCAAACGAGAAAGTCCAGAAAAACTTTGTGACCTCTTATCA cctGTGCAAGAAATCCCAGTTGATTGATCTGGAGAAGGAGGGTTACAACCCATCATTTATGGATCAATTCCAACCAGACATCAAAATATCTGATTG GTATGCTCCACGATATGACTGTAGCTGTAAATATGAGATCTGTGTAGAGTTGCTGAATCAAGCAAAGGGGACAATCCAGACTTTTGCTCCGGAAACTGTTTACATTGAGCAGTGGAACGATAACCAGTGGAGGCAG atgaCCCATGTTTTCCAGAAGTATGGAAAAGGAGCGCGATACATTCGATTTACCCATGGAGGCAAAGACACAAAGTACTGGGCAGGATGGTATGGAATTCGCCTCACTGACAGCTGTGTTGAGATCTGTCCAGAAGTGGATACATAG
- the LOC137139110 gene encoding F-box only protein 6-like isoform X1, whose protein sequence is MKRKAMGTTQSSSSKRATSSGSAALTLFSIPVEILEEVFLNLPPNQVVHVCRLVCHEWKEVADSEALWRERCRREGYHLRVPSKIPRDWRLFYFLCKKRRNLIQNPRAEQEFNGWEIIANGGDKWVVEGIFEPHPNEKVQKNFVTSYHLCKKSQLIDLEKEGYNPSFMDQFQPDIKISDWYAPRYDCSCKYEICVELLNQAKGTIQTFAPETVYIEQWNDNQWRQMTHVFQKYGKGARYIRFTHGGKDTKYWAGWYGIRLTDSCVEICPEVDT, encoded by the exons ATGAAGAGAAAAGCTATGGGTACAACTCAGAGTTCTTCGTCAAAACGGGCGACGTCTTCCGGTTCAGCCGCGTTGACT TTATTCAGTATTCCTGTGGAGATCCTGGAGGAAGTCTTCCTGAACCTTCCTCCCAATCAGGTGGTGCATGTTTGTCGGTTGGTTTGCCATGAGTGGAAAGAAGTGGCTGACAGTGAAGCTTTGTGGAGGGAAAGGTGCAGAAGAGAAGGATATCACCTCCGTGTGCCTTCCAAAATACCCAGAGACTGGAGGCTGTTTTACTTCTTGTgcaagaagagaagaaatctTATCCAGAATCCAAGAGCAGAAC AAGAATTCAACGGTTGGGAGATAATAGCTAATGGTGGTGATAAATGGGTAGTAGAAGGCATTTTTGAACCACATCCAAACGAGAAAGTCCAGAAAAACTTTGTGACCTCTTATCA cctGTGCAAGAAATCCCAGTTGATTGATCTGGAGAAGGAGGGTTACAACCCATCATTTATGGATCAATTCCAACCAGACATCAAAATATCTGATTG GTATGCTCCACGATATGACTGTAGCTGTAAATATGAGATCTGTGTAGAGTTGCTGAATCAAGCAAAGGGGACAATCCAGACTTTTGCTCCGGAAACTGTTTACATTGAGCAGTGGAACGATAACCAGTGGAGGCAG atgaCCCATGTTTTCCAGAAGTATGGAAAAGGAGCGCGATACATTCGATTTACCCATGGAGGCAAAGACACAAAGTACTGGGCAGGATGGTATGGAATTCGCCTCACTGACAGCTGTGTTGAGATCTGTCCAGAAGTGGATACATAG
- the LOC137139112 gene encoding CMRF35-like molecule 3: MRITEVFTVLSNVLVFSLFCCMKDTVYSVQLSAPEMVTGSYGGSVTISCQYDPQLSQHTKYWCKGAVYDLCVIVVKTPKNRPSNTTTIADDKEAGVFTVTMNSLSKSDEDMYWCVIAKSGRNVYTGVSLKVLKQITPTNSSLGNYESSWWAILRWILFLLMLSCMASTSITVWRKRTAEKISQHQRFHHNISIIYV; the protein is encoded by the exons ATGAGGATCACCGAGGTATTTACTGTGCTCTCAAATG tcctggttttcagtcttttttgttGCATGAAGGATACAGTATATTCAGTCCAGCTGTCAGCTCCAGAGATGGTAACTGGATCCTATGGAGGATCTGTGACAATCTCTTGTCAGTACGACCCTCAGTTAAGTCAGCACACAAAGTACTGGTGCAAAGGAGCAGTATATGACCTGTGTGTCATAGTGGTGAAAACACCCAAGAATCGGCCCAGTAACACAACCACTATTGCTGATGATAAGGAGGCAGGAGTCTTCACTGTGACTATGAATTCGCTCAGTAAAAGTGATGAGGATATGTACTGGTGTGTCATCGCCAAATCTGGAAGGAACGTCTACACTGGAGTCAGCCTCAAAG tgTTAAAACAAATCACACCAACCAACTCATCACTGGGAAATTATGAATCCAG CTGGTGGGCGATTCTGCGATggatattatttcttttaatgttgaGTTGTATGGCATCAACTAGTATCACTGTGTGGAGAAAAagaactgcagagaaaatatcaCAGCATCAACGATTTCACCATAACATTTCAATCATCTATGTATAA
- the LOC137139111 gene encoding cell division control protein 42 homolog isoform X1 translates to MQTIKCVVVGDGAVGKTCLLISYTTNKFPSEYVPTVFDNYAVTVMIGGEPYTLGLFDTAGQEDYDRLRPLSYPQTDVFLVCFSVVSPSSFENVKEKWVPEITHHCPKTPFLLVGTQIDLRDDPSTVEKLAKNKQKPITPETAEKLARDLKAVKYVECSALTQKGLKNVFDEAILAALEPPEPKKRRKCVLL, encoded by the exons ATGCAGACTATCAAATGTGTGGTGGTGGGTGATGGAGCGGTTGGAAAAACCTGCCTGTTGATTTCATACACCACCAACAAATTTCCCTCTGAATACGTACCAACA GTGTTTGACAACTATGCAGTAACTGTAATGATTGGAGGTGAACCCTACACCCTTGGCCTATTTGATACAGCAG GTCAGGAAGATTATGACCGGTTACGACCACTAAGCTACCCACAGACTGACGTCTTTTTAGTCTGTTTCTCAGTTGTTTCACCCTCCTCATTTGAGAATGTTAAAGAAAAG TGGGTTCCTGAAATAACTCACCACTGTCCCAAGACCCCGTTCCTGTTGGTAGGCACTCAGATCGATCTGCGCGATGATCCCTCGACAGTGGAAAAGTTAGCCAAGAACAAACAGAAACCAATTACCcctgaaacagcagaaaagcTGGCACGTGACCTAAAGGCAGTCAAATACGTTGAATGCTCAGCCTTAACACAG AAAGGATTAAAGAATGTGTTTGATGAGGCAATTCTTGCTGCCCTGGAGCCTCCTGAACCTAAGAAAAGACGTAAATGTGTTCTGCTCTAA